From the genome of Buchnera aphidicola (Drepanosiphum platanoidis):
TTTTATTTTATAAAAAACTTTTTATTTATAAACTGATAACGTTAGCAGCAGATGGTCCTTTTGCTCCTTCAGTAATTTCAAATTCTACACTTTGACCTTCTGATAAAGTTTTAAAGCCATTGCTTTGAATTGCTGAGAAATGAACAAATACATCTTTACTACCATCTTCAGGAGTAATAAATCCAAATCCTTTTGATTCATTAAACCACTTAACATTACCTTTAATCTTGGACATCTTTTATTACCTTTGCATAAAAATATAAACTAAAATTTTTAAATTATTTAAAAAAATTAGTTTTAAATAAAATTCAAATTGTTTTTTTATATAAAATATAAAATATAAAAAAATTTTTATATTTTTAATATTTTATAAAAATTAAAAAAATAATAAAACAATAATTTTTATTAAAAATTTATTAAATTATTTTATTATTATAATACTTTTTTTATTTTAATATAAAACATTAATTACAAAATTGCAATAAAAATTATTTTACAATTTTAAATTGTTCATAAAATATTAAAAATTTTTTTTTATATATATTTAAGGAAAATTATATATTTAAGGAAAATAATAAAAAGGAAGGTTACATGTTTTAAAGAAATAAATTTTAAAAATTATTATTTTTTTATTTTTTTAAATTGATTTTTTATTAAATTTAAAACCTGGTAATTACCTACTCTCACTCAGGGAGACCCCGAACTACCATTGGCGTTATAATGTTTCACTTCTGAGTTCGGAATGGATTCAGGTGGTACCATTACACTATATTTACCAGGTTTTTTAAAAATATATTTAATTATTATAATATATAATTTTAAATATATTTTTAAAGATAAAAAATAAATTTTTTTAAAAAAATTTGGAAAAAGAAAAAATATTTTTTTTATTATAATTTAAAAATTTTTTTTAAA
Proteins encoded in this window:
- the cspE gene encoding transcription antiterminator/RNA stability regulator CspE, producing MSKIKGNVKWFNESKGFGFITPEDGSKDVFVHFSAIQSNGFKTLSEGQSVEFEITEGAKGPSAANVISL